The DNA segment CACCTTTCGCGAGCGGATCGGCCCGCTTTGGCACCATGATGGTAGCACCGTGTTCCATGGGTACCATGGCGCGTATTGCCAACGGCTTTTCAGACGATCTCATTACGAGAGCGGCGGATGTGATCCTTAAAGAACGCCGAAAGCTCATTCTGCTCACCCGCGACTCCCCGCTCAACCTCATCCAGATCAACAACATGAAGGCCATTACCGAAGCGGGCGGAATCATAGCGCCGGCAGCTCCGAGCTTTTATTCCAAACCCAAGGACTTCGAAGAACTGGCGCTCACTGTGGTGGATCGAGCATTGGATTTGGCCGGATTTGATTTGGATACCTATCGGTGGAGCGAATAAGGCCGGTCCATTTACTACGCAAGCGAATTTCGGCTTCACCGAAGTTCAATAGGCC comes from the Flavobacteriales bacterium genome and includes:
- a CDS encoding UbiX family flavin prenyltransferase gives rise to the protein MTPSRKIVVAVTGASGAIYAKVLFDRLNQLSDQWNEVGVVMSDNARDVWEYELGNRDFENLPFKVYSKKDFMAPFASGSARFGTMMVAPCSMGTMARIANGFSDDLITRAADVILKERRKLILLTRDSPLNLIQINNMKAITEAGGIIAPAAPSFYSKPKDFEELALTVVDRALDLAGFDLDTYRWSE